The stretch of DNA gtttgtttgatagCTATGCAGATGCTAGTGGAGCTGGAAATgatgtttatgagtttgtaaGTATTAAGCATATATAGGGAGGCTCATCATCTTTTTACCTTTTGGTATCTTACTTGTTATCTCTTGTGATTCATATAGGTAAAGGCGATAGGGAAGTTTAAAGAAACTAAACGAACAGAGGGGATATCGACATCGGATATAATCATGAGGATAGTGAAAGATTATAATCAGTATGTGTTGCGTAATCTGGACCGAGGATATTCGAGAGAAGAACTCGGTGTTAGCTTTGTTAAGGCACGGTCTCCGTTCTTTTTCTCCACATCTGGTTTATTATGTTATATCCAACTAACATGTTATTTGGGCCTTTATTTTACTAAATTCAGGAGAAGAGGCTTAGAGTGAACATGAGATTGAAGAAACTGCAAGAGAAAGTGaaagaacaacaagaaaagGTAGGTGGCGATAAAATCTATTCTTTATGTGTTAATGATGTTTCTTTATTGACCCTTTGGCTTTGAAGGGTGTTAGAGTCACTCATTTAGTAACTTCTGAATCCTGAATCTTTTCCCTGTAGATACATACCGTAGCGAAAACTGCTGGGATGCACCATGATGAGTGGCTTGAAAATGCTGATCGTTGGGTTGCGGGATTTCTTGAAATGTTTGAGGAAGGTTGTCATAAAATGGTAAGCTGCATAAACAAAGGAATGGTTTCTCAACATTTGTATTTTCAAGCATGAATCTCTCTGTTGCTAATGTCTGGTTGAGTGAGTTTTTCTCAGGGAACAGCCATCAGAGATGGGATCCAGCAACGGCTAATGAGGCAGGAATCAGAAGAGAACCGGCGCATGCTTCAAAATGGGCTGACAATATCCGAAGACAATGACGACGAACAAATATCTGATGACAATGATCATGAAGATCTTAGTGTGAGCAACAAAGAGACTGTAATAGTAAAGAAATGAGAGTTTCTGGCTCATGATTCAAGTATTTCCAGATACACAGGACCAAATGTCTACAAGATTCCACATTTGTTGCAAGGCTTGTTTATTCAACTGTATATTAAACTCCACTTCACAATCCCCACTTGTTTGTTAAGAGACTCAGATGCAGCCAAAAGATAAAAGCAGTCACTTATAATTATAATCTATGATCAAACACTCCAAATGATTACATGGAGACAATAAGTAGAAACatttttattctaaatttaaCCCATCAAAAGCCTAGTAATGTTTAATACAATAAAAGCAATTGAACGGAAGTGGCTTATATAATCTTATCATTTGAAGTTGAGAAGCTTGGCATCAGCGACtgaatctctcttctttcttgatttcttgaaatgTTTTGAAGCTGCCTTTAACACACCATTCCATCCCTAAACAGTAACAACATCTattataaacataaacaaacaaagaaactatgtaatagaacacaaaatcaaaaacataatctaTGTAACATACCTTGGTAGGAATAGGAAAGCAGCCAAGTTTAGGAGAATCTTCATTCTTGATTGAAGAAATATCTAATTTCACCAACTtgctctttttcttcatcttcgtgtTCATtgacatcttcatcttcttcttgcctACATGAAAATCTCCGAGATTAAGGTTCCGACA from Camelina sativa cultivar DH55 unplaced genomic scaffold, Cs unpScaffold00430, whole genome shotgun sequence encodes:
- the LOC104773045 gene encoding choline-phosphate cytidylyltransferase 2; this encodes MSVNGENKAPGGETTASSDRPVRVYADGIFDLFHFGHARAIEQAKKSFPNTYLLVGCCNDEITNKFKGKTVMTESERYESLRHCKWVDEVIPDAPWVLTTEFLDKHNIDYVAHDALPYADASGAGNDVYEFVKAIGKFKETKRTEGISTSDIIMRIVKDYNQYVLRNLDRGYSREELGVSFVKEKRLRVNMRLKKLQEKVKEQQEKIHTVAKTAGMHHDEWLENADRWVAGFLEMFEEGCHKMGTAIRDGIQQRLMRQESEENRRMLQNGLTISEDNDDEQISDDNDHEDLSVSNKETVIVKK
- the LOC104773046 gene encoding uncharacterized protein LOC104773046, yielding MVNQINLQEEEEEEKENYPLMITTKVVEYLQPVMCRELLCKFPDNSAFGFDYSQSSLWSPLLPRNYASPSDLDSGSSDGCVCRNLNLGDFHVGKKKMKMSMNTKMKKKSKLVKLDISSIKNEDSPKLGCFPIPTKGWNGVLKAASKHFKKSRKKRDSVADAKLLNFK